DNA from Terriglobus tenax:
GGCCGGATGTGTTGCGGACGGGCGTCGTCGCGGAGGAACGCATCTTCCTGGAACGGTCAGGGCAGGTGATTGGAGCTCTGAAGACACCGCAGGCACAGATCTCCTGGGATTTATTATTTACAGCCTTTCGCAGCGAGGTGCCGGACGCGTGCTATCACCTGGGCAAGCCGGTTGTGCGTGTGGAGACGGATGAGGAACAGGCGCGCGTGGTGTTTGCGGATGGATCAGAGGATATCGCCGACCTGGTGATCGGGGCCGATGGGATTGGCTCGGTGGTGCGGCAAGCGGTGGCGCCTGGTACGGAGCCAAGGTATGCCGGCTATGCCGCGTATCGCGGACTGGCGCCGGAGACGCAGTTGCCGGAGCAGAGCGCAGAGCTGGTGTCAGAGCGGTTTACGTTTTATAACGGACCGCGGTCGCAGTATCTTGGCTACCTGGTTGCGGGGGCCGATGGCAGCACGCGCGCGGGCGAGCGGCGTTACAACTGGGTGTGGTACCGGGTGCTGACAGAGCAGAGGCTGGCGGAGGCGTTGACTTCGGATGCAGGAGAGCGCCGGCAGTTCTCGGCTCCGGCGGGTGGCTTGTCGACGGCGACGAAGCAGGAGTTGCACAAGGCGGCGAAGGAGCTGCTGCCGCCGGTGTTGGGCGAGATTCTGTTGCGGGAAGAGCGGCCGTTTCTGCAGGCGATTTTCGATTATGAGGCGCCGCGGATGCGGCACGGCCGCATTGTGCTGCTGGGCGATGCCGCATATGTTGTGCGGCCGCATACGGCCATGGGCATCTCAAAGGCAGCGGGCGATGCCATGACGTTGCGCGATGTGCTGATTGAGGAGCCCACCCTGGATGCCGCGTTGCAGAGCTATGAAGAACGTCGCATGGCCGCGGGCTCGGCGATTGCCGCGTATGGACAAAGGCTGGGCGCGGAGCTTGGGATGCACGACTAAGAGAAGGTGACGTCGTTGCAAGGAGTGCCGCGCGGCTCACTCTCTTGAGTGAGCCGTTTTGCCCTCGAAGCAGTCTGTTCGTTCTTTGTGTTTCACGCGATGCTGAGGACAATGCAAGTCCTGTCAAGCGGAGGCATCGCTGTGAAGCGGTTCGATACCCAGATCTGTGTGTGGATAGTCCGGTGCATTGTTGCCGGCTTTATGGCGGTGCTGTGTTCCCGCGGCGCGCTGGCGCAGTATGC
Protein-coding regions in this window:
- a CDS encoding FAD binding domain-containing protein → MGSRKAIVVGGSVGGLFVGGLLRRAGWEIAIYERSPTGLAGKGAGLVPQQEVAEILREIQRPDVLRTGVVAEERIFLERSGQVIGALKTPQAQISWDLLFTAFRSEVPDACYHLGKPVVRVETDEEQARVVFADGSEDIADLVIGADGIGSVVRQAVAPGTEPRYAGYAAYRGLAPETQLPEQSAELVSERFTFYNGPRSQYLGYLVAGADGSTRAGERRYNWVWYRVLTEQRLAEALTSDAGERRQFSAPAGGLSTATKQELHKAAKELLPPVLGEILLREERPFLQAIFDYEAPRMRHGRIVLLGDAAYVVRPHTAMGISKAAGDAMTLRDVLIEEPTLDAALQSYEERRMAAGSAIAAYGQRLGAELGMHD